The stretch of DNA AGTTTGACAACGTTTGCACTTTGAGAGTAAGGATGCCGATATCCTCAGATCTTAACAACCCGCGGAACTTCATCACCAAGATCTCCAGGTACAACAAAGTAGTGAACATCCCAAACAGCATGACTGTGTTGGACGAGCTTTTACCAATCTCCATTGAGATGGCTAAAAGAAACTTGAGAGGAATCTGGAACTTCACAAACCCAGGTGTGGTGAGTCACAACGAGATCCTAGAGATGTACAGAGACTACATCAACCCTGAATTCAAATGGGCAAACTTCACACTAGAGGAGCAAGCTAAAGTTATCGTGGCTCCAAGAAGCAACAACGAGATGGACGCTTCTAAGCTCAAGAAAGAAttccctgagctactctctatTAAGGAGTCTCTGATTAAGTATGCATTCGAGCCAAACAAGAAAACCTGAAGAGTGAAAGGATTGTGATTCATCATTAGATTAATCACCTCTAATATCAGTttctattatatttgtttttgtgttattgttTAATTGCCTTATCCTTCCACTTCCTTCACTAGATTTGCTTATCCTTCACTAGATTTGCTTTATGTAATAAGAGCTTGTTGTAATATTTCTCTATTGTGTTCCTGTTCTCATTTTTGTCataagtttcttttttattttgtcacaaGTTGCTCTACTCTTATTATATTAGAATCAAACCACTCAAAGAGTCTAGTAATGACTGcttttttgttacaaaacaataatttttattgggTTACATGATGAACTCACTTGACATCGTCTTGGGATATTAAGGTGAGGATGTCGTCGTGTCGGCGAGCTTCTCAAGGAAGCAAACAACGTCGTCAGGTGAACCAAGGAGATATCTGGCATTGGTGCGAGTACGACCCACAGCGCAAGAGAAGTAATTCTCTCCTTTGAGGTCAAGAACATTCCATGAGATCTTCTCTGGTGAAGGCCGTCTTGAGTTTCCTAAGCTATGGTTGGATCCGCTTTTTCTTTCTGTTGTCTGAAGAGATCTCTGTGaggacttgttgttgttgttgttagagttagaggatgatgaagattttGGTCCACTTTTGTTGTTATGTGTCGACTTTGACGGCGGTCTTCGGTCTCCTGATGATGACTTACTTCCACTATCAGATGATGGTCTGACTCGTGCAATGGCTGGTATGTCGGATGGAAGTTCTGGTTCGAAGAAGGTGTAAACATCTTCGTCCTGTTATTAAACATAGTGTCAAAGAGACATTTGTATCAAGAAGATCCCTCAGAGACTCTAGAACCTGGATATGgtatatattacaagaaaagCTTTAATCACCTTCCCCAAGAAATGACCAATGCACAAGACGTAATCAATGGGCGTGGTCATCGACTTGCTATGCACTATCTCTCCTAGAATGCGGTCTATTGCGGCTCcctgagaaaagaaaagattctgGAATGTGAGAATCTTAGGTGATACAGAATAGACAAGAAAAGGCTATTGATAGATTTTGCTTTTACCTTTGTCACACCAACCGCACGGACTTCTACAGAGCGGCTTCCTTGCACAACATCAACTGATGCATTAGAGATTGGACCTGTCCATAAGTGTTGTAACAAATCTCTTGCTTGAAGTCTCCCAAATTCGATATCTACAGGGAAGAATGAGATAATAAGTGTCTCAGGGGTGACTGAAAGGCAAATACAATTCAGGTCAGGTAAAAATAGAGAAGTAAGTACCTGCATATTTGTAGTTCCATATAAGTGAAGTATCGCGTGTTTCAAAGTGTGACCTAGGAGTTCTCTCAGTGAAGTACTTGAAAACATGCTACAAATAGGCAAAACAAGAATTCAGCAAGGGGACATAAAGAGAGTTACCAAGTTTGAGATGCTGTTTTTTGTGAACCATCAATCTACTTTACCTTAACGCTATCAACCCATTCCATGTTCAAATGTTCTGGCATTGTAGTCATCCACTCTCCATTAGTAAGCCTTAGGAACATCCCATTTTCTGCGGCCAACCACATATCATACTCTCCGAAGTTCTGATTTTAAGTATATTTAGTGATCAGTCAGGGAAATTACTATAACAAGAAAAGATTAGAAGGAAACTGACAGAAAGAGATAAGATTTAAGTACTTTATCCAAAACGCTTCTGCTGCTTCCACTCAGGACAACTATGGTTGTACTTGGATCACTGCATAATGCCTTTAACGGTCCTTTTAGCTCAGGGTGTAGATTAAGATCCATCTCCTTTATTTGATCACCTCTTCTTCCTTGATTATCCACTGGTTCAGTCAATGTTGCATTGAAACCCTGAATGTATTTGCAACCACAAGTTATAGTGAGCAGAAGCATGGTTAAAGGTATCTCCCAAGGGATGACTATGAGAAACAGAACTATGAAGTACTTCACAACTCTTCACAACTCTTGACAACAACCACTTACAAGGATCAGTAGCCTGTTGTTGGACTTTGAATACCGTTGAATTGCATCATGCTGTGGAAGCTCAGGTGGGACTTTACTAATTCGTAGTTGTGCCTCAATTACGGTGTCATTTAGTTCACTGTAGATTTGTTAAGAGTTGCATTTTAAAAGCTTGAACACATTAAAAGCTGGTAAAATGGAATAGTAATGTCTTCATTGATTTGCATACCTTACGAAAGTTTCAGCCCACTCTTGAGCAGTGTGGGTTTTGACATGATGAAAATTATGCCGatgtcttttctctctttcttcagctgTCATATTTAGAGCCTGTCCAATGGAGGCAGCAACTTCTGTTATGTTCCAAGGATTCACAAGAATAGCTCCAGCACCCAGAGACTGTGCAGCACCTGCAAACTGTAAAACAAATGCAACTTAAAACCACAGATGGAAACACATACCTCTGacttttattactttaaaattaGAACTATATCAAGATGCAAAGTAGGAGTTATTACTTCACTAAGAATGAGGACTCCTTTTTTGGCCTCTTGGCAAGCAACAAATTCGTAACTGACAAGGTTCATTCCATCTCTCAAAGATGTGACAAGTGCAACATctgaagaaagagaaatcaaagaaacataTCAGATGGCAGAAAGGAACACTCTTGGAACTGGAAATGACATTCCTGAGACTTGGTAAGTAACCATGTCATAGGTAGCCAGACAATTTACCTGTGACAGCATAAAGTGCACATAAGGCATGAAAGTCCAGAGAACGATCCTGACAGTGACAGGGAATGAGGATTTTATCAGAGTCAGAGTTGCAATTTCAAACTATAAGATCCAGAATACTATAATATGTTCTCTATCCATGGTACCAGCAAGAATGTATTGCTAATTTAATTTTCGATTCCTAACATAAGGATGCAAGTCATAAAAATGCTGAGGGCTGCAGAGGTCTAAAATTCCAATTGTATAAACGCAAGATCATCTTTTATGAAACGAAAAATGAACTACAGCTAGTGACAAATCATAATTATCCAAACTAGCTGAAGAAGCATAGAGAGGAGAAAACAGACCAGGTGATGTATTGGAACAGCAGTCAGTGTCCCAAAACGACCATTAATGCGTCCCACAATTTCATGAACTTGGCTTGTGAGTTTTTGATCTGTAAGAGAAGAAATATACATTCATAAGATAATCCATTAGCTAATAATGGTTTCAAATTTCTGTGGTTTAAAGAGATTAGGTCCTATCACAGCCTACCGAAGTTTTGGTGACATGATTCCTTGTGAAAACTTACATGCAACTATATACATCAGAGAAGCTATGAATAAACTCAAAAGTAAGAAAGCCTACATTCGGGGACGTCTGTTCTTGTTGGCACCGCAATTTGCAATAACACCACTTTATCACGCCAGCTTGCATTTTCCTCGAGAAATTTTTCAAATGCCAGAATCTTTTGTGGAATCCCTTTGATCATATCAAGGCGATCAACACCTAACATCACctataaagaacaaaaaaattatgaagagTAAGGATTAACTAATTCGAAGTGATACTTTCATTGACTTGCTTTAGAATAGATCAGCGGGGTTTCCCATGGTAACTGGCTCTTTTGTAGACCTTTAAGATatcaaaagatagaaaaatctGTACCTTTCTGCCAGCAAATCTTTCTTTCAGTTCCTTCATGTGTTGTATGACTTCAGTGACCTCAAGTGCTCGTATAAACCGCTCAGAGTCTATGCCAATTGGAAACTGAAATCCAAAGCAAACACAGAATAATGTTACAAGGCTTTCAAAATACAACACAGGTATTATGAGTTATTAATTTTGTCACTGTGGGATGATAAGTGTGAATAAGGGTTGAAGTGATGAGATGTTCATACAGCAGCAACTCGAGTGAGCCTTCCTTGATCCTCAACTCCCTCAGGTGTTCCTTCAAGTCCAAGAATACGAGTGCACGCACTTACAAAGTGTCTTGCATAGTCATATGTATGGAAGCTGGAAAGTAAACAATATGAGTTCTGTAAGTCTGCTGTGTCACCTAAGGTATGGAACCTGTCACAGTTGTGCCATTACCAAGGCAAGAGtacttgaaaataaaatagaagcaAAAACTGAGATTTTTACCCAACTAAATCAGCAGCAAGAACTGAGCGAAGGAGCTCTGATCGTGATGGAAGTGTCCTGTGTATCTCAGAAGAAGGGAATGGTGTATGGAGAAACCATCCAACTTTCATCTTACTGTTGTATTCCTTAAGGCATTTAGGAAGGAACATAAGATGATAATCATGGCACCAGACAACATCTCCCTCTTCGTAGTGCTCATTGACAACATCAGCGAacatttggtttgcttttttgTATGCAGCAAATTGAGACTGGAAACTTCTTGTTGTGGCAAGACGATCTTCTTGTGGAAGTCCAAGGTAGTGAAACAGAGGCCACAGAATATTGTTGCAATAACCATTGTAGTACTGATGAACAATCTCTTCATCAAGAAACACAGGTATACACCTCTGCAANNNNNNNNNNNNNNNNNNNNNNNNNNNNNNNNNNNNNNNNNNNNNNNNNNNNNNNNNNNNNNNNNNNNNNNNNNNNNNNNNNNNNNNNNNNNNNNNNNNNNNNNNNNNNNNNNNNNNNNNNNNNNNNNNNNNNNNNNNNNNNNNNNNNNNNNNNNNNNNNNNNNNNNNNNNNNNNNNNNNNNNNNNNNNNNNNNNNNNNNNNNNNNNNNNNNNNNNNNNNNNNNNNNNNNNNNNNNNNNNNNNNNNNNNNNNNNNNNNNNNNNNNNNNNNNNNNNNNNNNNNNNNNNNNNNNNNNNNNNNNNNNNNNNNNNNNNNNNNNNNNNNNNNNNNNNNNNNNNNNNNNNNNNNNNNNNNNNNNNNNNNNNNNNNNNNNNNNNNNNNNNNNNNNNNNNNNNNNNNNNNNNNNNNNNNNNNNNNNNNNNNNNNNNNNNNNNNNNNNNNNNNNNNNNNNNNNNNNNNNNNNNNNNNNNNNNNNNNNNNNNNNNNNNNNNNNNNNNNNNNNNNNNNNNNNNNNNNNNNNNNNNNNNNNNNNNNNNNNNNNNNNNNNNNNNNNNNNNNNNNNNNNNNNNNNNNNNNNNNNNNNNNNNNNNNNNNNNNNNNNNNNNNNNNNNNNNNNNNNNNNNNNNNNNNNNNNNNNNNNNNNNNNNNNNNNNNNNNNNNNNNNNNNNNNNNNNNNNNNNNNNNNNNNNTTTTTGTATGCAGCAAATTGAGACTGGAAACTTCTTGTTGTGGCAAGACGATCTTCTTGTGGAAGTCCAAGGTAGTGAAACAGAGGCCACAGAATATTGTTGCAATAACCATTGTAGTACTGATGAACAATCTCTTCATCAAGAAACACAGGTATACACCTCTGCAAAAAATCAAATGACATAGTCAATGATCCAGGCGGGGAATGAATACATTATCATTGGCAGCAACATGAGGAAGAGATACTCTGTACCTTTTCAGCCAAAGCTTTGGTAAGTGCCTTCTGCCCAACTTCATCAGGCACATTAACTCCAGCCCATCCAATCCATCTGGCTTCAAATTCCTTTACACCTTCACAAGATCATAAATTTAATGTCAGCTTACTAATAAATCGAGCAAAGACTTCATAAAATGAACAACTAAAACCTCCTTCAATGTTTTGTTCATAACTGCATATGATGAATGCTGATTTGGATACTAAGTCAGTAAtttgagaaatgaaaaagaagtcaaggaaaaagagagagagatataccTAAGAGAGCACTAACTAGACCACCAGCACTGATCTCGAGAGACCATGAATCTTCACCTCTTCTGACCGCGGAAACTGGGAGCCTGTTAGCAACAACAAGTAGGCGTTGCCTGTTATAAGGCCTAGCTTCTTGCCTCTCACAGGCATCATCGTGTGCCCTTGCAGCAGCAGCACCTTCCAAGTACTGTTCAACATATTGCCTGGTTGAAGTGTCGCCTTCTAAACGCAGGTCGTTCTCAGAGTTGTCGGAACTGCCAACAACATCATTAGGATTACGAGCTCGgttgctcttcctcttctctcggAGCTCTCTGTCTCTCAAGAGCCGTTCGGTTCGAGAGAGTGGGATATGAGAAGAACTGCAGTTGTACTTATTTCCAGGCATACGCTTACaagaaaacagaaccaaaaaaaaaaacaccagtTTCAAGTTATGCACACTCCAAGAAACGACTGGAACCTGCATTTATTTAGTTGTAAAAGCAGATCAGACAACAACATAAACCAAGTGTCAAGTAAAGCAGATATACAACATTatagacaaagaaagaaagaaagaaaaaaagaaagaaagaaaaaagagaagaaattgaaatgTCGTTGTCTATCACCATAGACTGGAATCACTTGAGTTCAGGCCAAGGAATAAGCATCTAAAGGTTATTGAAAAAGagggaagaaaaaagaaaaaacacaagataGGTGTCAAACACTGAAGAtgataacaaagagaaaaattaagGATCCTAAACAGGCCAAGGATTAGAGCATAAGAATGAATCACAAGAAACGGATTTACAAGAATACAAAAGCAGAAATACTTTAAGCAgctagagaaaaagaaaagaggaaaagggCACCTGAAGACAAGAGCAAGACAGTGTGTATTGGGACAGACAGaattcaagaaagaaaattaagatgataatGTGAAGAATTGAGTAATATTGAGGTGGTGGGTTTCATGTCGTAATCATCGAGATGATGGGCAAGTAAataaagccaaaacaaaaaagaaagatggaaaACAGACAGAGAGAAGGCGAAAGGGAAACGGGTGTGTGAGTgacattattattatcaatagagagagagagagagaatgaatgaatgaatgaatgagatATTAgggaaggaggaggaggggagCAACAAAATCCTCGTGTAAGCTTTACAGACTACACAGAGCCTTCTCAGCCATGCAAGTTTTCACAcatccaaattaaaaaacaaagagacaatacttttaatttatttattttcctcaCCACAGCACCCTAACTCGAAAAGAAAAATCCTCGAAAACCTACAATTTCGTGTTGAGTTAGTTTATATAAACACAGCCGTGTAAATTATTTAGGCGCAATGATAAAAATCGCCCGGAGATTTGGGGACGGAGAGAGACCACcacaccacacacacacacacttcgCAATCACGGGGGatattattataattgtgagaagatgtcttttttttgttattaatctttttttttttggtttgtgattaCTAAAAAGTCGAGATGACGTAATCCTTAGTAATCACGGGGGTTCTGTCTTCTCATACTTTATATAGATAGATGGACCAACTTGTTTACATACATATTATATGGGTCCACTCGTCTATCCGGATCCTGGAGCCGCTCCTCTCTTCCTAcccaaacttttttcttttcttttgcaaattgTGGTCCACTCGTCTATCCGGATCCTGGAGCCGCTCCTCTCTTCCTAcccaaacttttttcttttcttttgcaaattgCAACCAACGAGAAAAGTAATTTAGTTTATGACATTAAAATAAGAGTTTTAAGGCTGAAATTGACCCATCTCTCACTCCCCCGAAGCTGACGCTAGATTTGATTTTCATGAaattctgtttctttctttttactagATATAGAAATTATTCTATagaccaagaaaataaaacacttaaGGACAATTTTCACCCTCCCCTAATTTAGTAAGATGTAACCGTTGAGCAAAGTACTTGGCTACTTGCTCTGAAGTTTTATTataacccaaaagaaaaagtctTCTGAACTCTGAACAGAGAGGGTGGAAAACAAGAGCTGCTAGCGACAATGTCATATGCACGTGTAAAACAAGATCAGTTAAACCCCCAATATAATATTCATTCtagctttgaagtttgaaccaCTAAAACAGTAGAGAGAGTCAAATCAAATTATGCAAAAGGAGGACTAGTGTTTTGTATACTGTTGCCCCAAAGACACtgtataaaatatacaattcaACTAACcttatttttttcctccaaGGAAGAGACTGTGAAGCAAAACTCTTGTTTAGTAACTAAAAGAGAATCAGATGCTTTAAAGTCAGAAAGACAGaaaatgtttcttttctttccaaaaGCAGTACTAGTAGTGACGACCCTATAATATGTGACttttgcataaaataaaaatggggTAAAACAGACAACTGACTTTCTTAATTAAAACACACTCTCTTGCAGAtataattcaaacttttgaatGATACGAACGTTAGAAAATGGTACACTAAGAAATTAAAGGGCTTCAACATCCATCTCAATTCAATGTCTTTCTTGTCGGGATGAAAATTTTCTTGTAACTAAGAAATAGTTTTACTGTTTTAGAgggttgactttttttttttttttttttttttacatattaaaacaGACACATGATTTCCCAAGACAACAACAAGCATGAGGAGGACAGGATGTTCCTTGTATAAATTAGTTGTAtatggtagaagaagaagacttttaAGGTGTTTTAATACACTGTGT from Camelina sativa cultivar DH55 chromosome 9, Cs, whole genome shotgun sequence encodes:
- the LOC104714125 gene encoding alpha,alpha-trehalose-phosphate synthase [UDP-forming] 1-like isoform X2, whose product is MPGNKYNCSSSHIPLSRTERLLRDRELREKRKSNRARNPNDVVGSSDNSENDLRLEGDTSTRQYVEQYLEGAAAARAHDDACERQEARPYNRQRLLVVANRLPVSAVRRGEDSWSLEISAGGLVSALLGVKEFEARWIGWAGVNVPDEVGQKALTKALAEKRCIPVFLDEEIVHQYYNGYCNNILWPLFHYLGLPQEDRLATTRSFQSQFAAYKKANQMFADVVNEHYEEGDVVWCHDYHLMFLPKCLKEYNSKMKVGWFLHTPFPSSEIHRTLPSRSELLRSVLAADLVGFHTYDYARHFVSACTRILGLEGTPEGVEDQGRLTRVAAFPIGIDSERFIRALEVTEVIQHMKELKERFAGRKVMLGVDRLDMIKGIPQKILAFEKFLEENASWRDKVVLLQIAVPTRTDVPEYQKLTSQVHEIVGRINGRFGTLTAVPIHHLDRSLDFHALCALYAVTDVALVTSLRDGMNLVSYEFVACQEAKKGVLILSEFAGAAQSLGAGAILVNPWNITEVAASIGQALNMTAEEREKRHRHNFHHVKTHTAQEWAETFVSELNDTVIEAQLRISKVPPELPQHDAIQRYSKSNNRLLILGFNATLTEPVDNQGRRGDQIKEMDLNLHPELKGPLKALCSDPSTTIVVLSGSSRSVLDKNFGEYDMWLAAENGMFLRLTNGEWMTTMPEHLNMEWVDSVKHVFKYFTERTPRSHFETRDTSLIWNYKYADIEFGRLQARDLLQHLWTGPISNASVDVVQGSRSVEVRAVGVTKGAAIDRILGEIVHSKSMTTPIDYVLCIGHFLGKDEDVYTFFEPELPSDIPAIARVRPSSDSGSKSSSGDRRPPSKSTHNNKSGPKSSSSSNSNNNNNKSSQRSLQTTERKSGSNHSLGNSRRPSPEKISWNVLDLKGENYFSCAVGRTRTNARYLLGSPDDVVCFLEKLADTTTSSP
- the LOC104715969 gene encoding uncharacterized protein LOC104715969, yielding MSLSITIDWNHLIILRWWVSCRNHRDDGQVNKAKTKKKDGKQTERRRKGNGCVSDIIIINREREREWRRRGATKSSCKLYRLHRAFSAMQVFTHPN
- the LOC109126283 gene encoding trifunctional UDP-glucose 4,6-dehydratase/UDP-4-keto-6-deoxy-D-glucose 3,5-epimerase/UDP-4-keto-L-rhamnose-reductase RHM1-like: MCLQVEELLKEFDNVCTLRVRMPISSDLNNPRNFITKISRYNKVVNIPNSMTVLDELLPISIEMAKRNLRGIWNFTNPGVVSHNEILEMYRDYINPEFKWANFTLEEQAKVIVAPRSNNEMDASKLKKEFPELLSIKESLIKYAFEPNKKT
- the LOC104714125 gene encoding alpha,alpha-trehalose-phosphate synthase [UDP-forming] 1-like isoform X1; translation: MPGNKYNCSSSHIPLSRTERLLRDRELREKRKSNRARNPNDVVGSSDNSENDLRLEGDTSTRQYVEQYLEGAAAARAHDDACERQEARPYNRQRLLVVANRLPVSAVRRGEDSWSLEISAGGLVSALLGVKEFEARWIGWAGVNVPDEVGQKALTKALAEKRCIPVFLDEEIVHQYYNGYCNNILWPLFHYLGLPQEDRLATTRSFQSQFAAYKKANQMFADVVNEHYEEGDVVWCHDYHLMFLPKCLKEYNSKMKVGWFLHTPFPSSEIHRTLPSRSELLRSVLAADLVGFHTYDYARHFVSACTRILGLEGTPEGVEDQGRLTRVAAFPIGIDSERFIRALEVTEVIQHMKELKERFAGRKVMLGVDRLDMIKGIPQKILAFEKFLEENASWRDKVVLLQIAVPTRTDVPEYQKLTSQVHEIVGRINGRFGTLTAVPIHHLDRSLDFHALCALYAVTDVALVTSLRDGMNLVSYEFVACQEAKKGVLILSEFAGAAQSLGAGAILVNPWNITEVAASIGQALNMTAEEREKRHRHNFHHVKTHTAQEWAETFVSELNDTVIEAQLRISKVPPELPQHDAIQRYSKSNNRLLILGFNATLTEPVDNQGRRGDQIKEMDLNLHPELKGPLKALCSDPSTTIVVLSGSSRSVLDKNFGEYDMWLAAENGMFLRLTNGEWMTTMPEHLNMEWVDSVKHVFKYFTERTPRSHFETRDTSLIWNYKYADIEFGRLQARDLLQHLWTGPISNASVDVVQGSRSVEVRAVGVTKGAAIDRILGEIVHSKSMTTPIDYVLCIGHFLGKDEDVYTFFEPELPSDIPAIARVRPSSDSGSKSSSGDRRPPSKSTHNNKSGPKSSSSSNSNNNNNKSSQRSLQTTERKSGSNHSLGNSRRPSPEKISWNVLDLKGENYFSCAVGRTRTNARYLLGSPDDVVCFLEKLADTTTSSP